The following coding sequences are from one uncultured Desulfobacter sp. window:
- a CDS encoding amino acid permease translates to MPSDHNDAVPSRLGTFAGVFTPSVLTILGIILFLRLGYVVGAGGLGKALIIIAVANLISVLTSFSLAAVATNMKVGGGGDYYLISRTLGIEFGGAIGIVLFLAQSVSIAFYCIGFGEALAAILGLTGHVAVQLIAGTALLFLFLLAWIGADLATKFQYVVMVFLILALSSFYIGGIRQWDTGLLIKNWSAGEGAASFWILFALFFPAVTGFTQGVSMSGDLENPGKSLPTGTFAAVFLSILVYFTVAVVFAASTPLKTLAGDYGVMKQISMYGWLINAGVIAATLSSAMASFLGAPRILQSLASDKIFSFLVPFAKGHGPSDNPRRGVLLSFGIAVATVLMGQLDLIAGVVSMFFLISYGLLNYATYFEASAETPSFRPRFRWYSKKISLVGALICLSVMLAIDFKTGIAAVAILFAIFQYLKRVSAPARWADSRRSYYLKLVRNNLVEAQKVPAHSRDWRPYVLVLSNDEAQMKLLLDFSSLIEGNSGITTAVRILQARGYKAVKLKADAEKDLARMISEKESSAFSLVLSTEYAANGLSVLCQSFGVGPVRANTVLMSWNEQYVKADNPVQFSSYQELIRLVARAGCNTVFLDGKNLPPDSEGSGKHKTIDVWWKDDDTSRLMLLLAYLITRDPHWDGSKIRLLACYLDRDNAEVMQMLADTLDEFRIQAEPKIILGINEEVFFKTSGQADLVFIPVSLKKDDALMFGELSPDQLLPGLKTVALVMAAQKIELDSSPEEGRAGELANLFDELKHAEKRVEAAKKRARQAAKSAAEFIQDADDMQLNDPNLLTHLKEKITLQEKYEEANKKVLKEQAKLMEVSQRAKDEGLAVDDEDQ, encoded by the coding sequence ATGCCATCAGATCATAATGACGCCGTTCCCAGCCGGTTAGGTACGTTCGCCGGGGTTTTCACGCCAAGTGTTTTGACCATCCTCGGGATTATTCTTTTTCTGCGCCTAGGGTATGTGGTGGGCGCTGGCGGGCTCGGTAAGGCTTTGATTATCATTGCCGTGGCCAATTTGATTTCGGTTTTGACCAGCTTTTCTCTGGCTGCCGTTGCCACCAATATGAAGGTCGGCGGCGGGGGGGATTATTACCTGATTTCAAGAACCCTTGGCATAGAGTTCGGCGGAGCCATCGGCATTGTGCTGTTTTTAGCCCAGTCCGTATCCATTGCATTTTATTGCATTGGGTTTGGAGAGGCTTTAGCCGCCATTCTTGGACTGACCGGTCATGTGGCTGTACAGCTGATTGCGGGCACGGCTTTACTGTTTCTTTTTCTGCTGGCATGGATCGGCGCGGATCTGGCCACCAAGTTCCAGTATGTGGTCATGGTCTTTTTGATTCTGGCGCTTTCGTCCTTTTACATCGGCGGTATCCGGCAGTGGGATACCGGACTCTTGATAAAAAATTGGAGTGCCGGTGAAGGCGCTGCTTCCTTTTGGATCCTTTTTGCCCTGTTTTTTCCGGCGGTAACCGGATTTACCCAGGGGGTGAGCATGTCCGGCGATCTTGAAAATCCGGGTAAAAGCCTGCCCACAGGAACCTTTGCTGCGGTCTTTCTCTCCATACTGGTCTATTTCACCGTGGCGGTGGTGTTTGCGGCGTCCACACCCTTGAAAACCCTGGCCGGTGATTACGGGGTCATGAAGCAGATTTCCATGTATGGCTGGCTGATCAATGCCGGTGTGATTGCTGCCACCCTCTCTTCGGCCATGGCCTCGTTTCTTGGGGCGCCCAGGATTTTGCAGTCCCTGGCATCGGATAAAATCTTTTCCTTTCTCGTTCCTTTTGCCAAGGGGCACGGGCCGTCCGATAATCCCCGCAGGGGCGTGCTGCTGTCGTTCGGCATCGCTGTGGCCACTGTTTTGATGGGGCAGCTTGATCTGATTGCAGGGGTGGTCTCCATGTTTTTTCTGATCTCCTACGGCCTGCTCAACTATGCCACCTATTTTGAAGCCTCTGCCGAAACCCCGTCTTTCAGGCCCCGGTTCAGATGGTACAGCAAAAAGATCAGTCTCGTGGGTGCCTTGATCTGTCTAAGCGTGATGCTGGCCATTGATTTTAAGACCGGGATTGCTGCCGTGGCTATACTGTTTGCTATTTTTCAGTATCTCAAACGGGTTTCCGCCCCGGCACGGTGGGCCGACAGCCGGCGCTCCTACTACCTGAAACTGGTCCGGAACAATCTGGTTGAGGCCCAAAAGGTCCCTGCGCATTCAAGGGACTGGCGGCCCTATGTCCTTGTGTTGTCCAACGATGAAGCCCAGATGAAGCTGTTGCTGGATTTTTCTTCTCTCATTGAAGGAAACAGCGGAATCACAACGGCGGTCCGAATCCTCCAGGCACGCGGGTACAAGGCGGTGAAATTGAAAGCCGATGCCGAAAAGGATCTGGCCCGGATGATTTCAGAAAAAGAGAGCTCCGCGTTTTCCCTTGTCCTCTCTACGGAGTATGCGGCCAATGGGCTGTCCGTATTGTGCCAGAGCTTCGGCGTCGGTCCGGTCAGGGCGAACACCGTGCTCATGAGCTGGAACGAGCAATATGTTAAAGCGGATAATCCTGTTCAGTTCAGCAGTTATCAGGAATTGATACGGCTGGTGGCCCGGGCAGGGTGCAATACTGTTTTTCTGGACGGGAAAAACCTGCCGCCGGATTCTGAGGGCTCCGGCAAACACAAAACCATTGATGTCTGGTGGAAGGATGATGATACCAGCCGGCTCATGTTGCTTCTTGCCTATCTGATCACAAGAGATCCCCATTGGGACGGTTCTAAAATCAGGCTTTTAGCCTGCTATCTGGACCGGGATAACGCAGAGGTCATGCAGATGCTTGCCGATACCCTGGACGAGTTCCGTATCCAGGCCGAACCTAAAATTATTCTTGGGATCAATGAAGAGGTGTTTTTTAAAACATCCGGGCAGGCAGACCTGGTGTTTATTCCTGTCTCCCTGAAAAAAGACGATGCCCTGATGTTTGGCGAGCTGTCTCCGGATCAGCTTTTACCAGGCCTCAAAACTGTGGCCCTGGTCATGGCTGCCCAGAAAATTGAATTGGATTCGTCCCCGGAAGAGGGCAGGGCCGGTGAACTGGCCAATCTGTTTGATGAACTCAAGCATGCGGAAAAACGGGTGGAAGCGGCAAAGAAACGTGCCCGGCAGGCTGCAAAATCGGCCGCGGAATTTATTCAAGATGCCGATGACATGCAGCTTAATGATCCGAACCTGTTAACGCATTTAAAAGAGAAGATCACATTGCAGGAAAAATATGAAGAAGCCAATAAAAAAGTGCTTAAAGAGCAGGCCAAATTGATGGAAGTTTCCCAGCGGGCCAAAGATGAGGGGCTTGCTGTGGACGACGAAGATCAGTAA
- a CDS encoding class I SAM-dependent methyltransferase: MVHSTLNYYEQHALNLAQRYESADVTQLHDFLLSGLKPGGRLLELGCGSGRDAAFMVSRGFRVLATDGSASMIEQAKRHHPELETHTARLKLPDGLSNESGTYDGIYAVAVLMHLSTHELENTILKIHSLLAVKGRFIFSVPARRDDVITNEFDSKGRRFTALSSDKWTALCLKGNLRIVRSMMSEDGLGRKGIGWMNCLAEAIF, translated from the coding sequence GTGGTTCATTCAACTTTAAATTATTACGAACAACATGCCTTGAATCTGGCCCAGCGATATGAATCGGCTGATGTCACACAGCTGCATGATTTTCTTTTATCCGGCCTGAAACCAGGCGGCAGACTGCTGGAGCTTGGGTGCGGCTCCGGCAGGGATGCCGCATTTATGGTCAGCCGGGGGTTCAGGGTGCTGGCAACGGATGGTTCTGCGTCGATGATTGAACAGGCAAAACGGCACCATCCCGAACTTGAGACGCATACAGCCCGTTTAAAACTGCCGGACGGGCTGTCAAATGAATCAGGAACATATGACGGAATATACGCCGTTGCTGTGCTGATGCATCTTTCAACACATGAGCTTGAAAATACAATACTCAAAATTCATTCCCTTTTGGCAGTAAAGGGCCGGTTTATATTCTCAGTCCCGGCCCGGCGGGATGACGTCATAACAAATGAGTTTGATTCCAAAGGCCGCCGGTTCACGGCACTATCATCGGATAAATGGACAGCTTTATGCCTGAAAGGCAACCTGCGGATTGTTCGAAGCATGATGTCCGAAGATGGCCTTGGAAGAAAGGGGATCGGTTGGATGAATTGTCTGGCTGAAGCAATATTTTGA
- a CDS encoding GatB/YqeY domain-containing protein, with the protein MSENTAQYGWDTSMGTSLYDKIRQDMKTSMLKKDTAVRDTMRLIMGAFPEITVPITLESGKKSTRTKTPEEITDEDIQNIIRKFVKSEKTVLELKKEESSDYLELLESYLPKMATTEEIEAWINANVDFSAMKSPMQAMGAVMKHFGKLADGNQVKGILQGMTDKK; encoded by the coding sequence ATGTCAGAGAACACAGCCCAATATGGATGGGATACATCAATGGGAACATCCCTCTATGATAAGATCCGCCAGGATATGAAAACATCCATGCTAAAAAAAGATACCGCCGTAAGAGATACCATGCGGCTGATTATGGGCGCCTTTCCCGAAATCACGGTTCCCATCACCCTGGAAAGCGGAAAAAAATCCACCCGGACAAAAACCCCCGAGGAGATTACGGACGAGGACATCCAGAACATCATCCGCAAATTCGTCAAATCTGAAAAAACCGTGCTGGAGCTGAAAAAAGAAGAATCTTCGGATTATCTCGAACTTTTGGAATCTTACCTGCCCAAAATGGCAACCACGGAAGAGATTGAAGCCTGGATCAACGCCAATGTGGATTTTTCTGCCATGAAAAGTCCCATGCAGGCCATGGGCGCTGTGATGAAACATTTTGGAAAACTTGCCGACGGCAACCAGGTCAAAGGCATTCTCCAGGGGATGACCGACAAAAAATAA
- a CDS encoding DUF4126 domain-containing protein, protein MESFDQIVKTIALSMGAAWASGINLYATVFVLGILGATGNLVLPQNLEILSDPVVLWASGFMYCVEFFADKTPGVDSGWDAVHTFIRIPAGVMIAAGAVGDVNLALALAAGILGGGLATGSHLTKSGSRLLINTSPEPFSNWTASVLEDLAVIGGILTALHNPVLFLALLVGFICLVVWLLPKIWRGIKLLFAKIKGFFNKDASRQIP, encoded by the coding sequence GTGGAGTCCTTTGATCAGATTGTTAAAACCATCGCATTGAGCATGGGGGCGGCATGGGCCAGCGGGATCAACCTCTATGCCACGGTATTTGTCCTGGGCATTCTGGGGGCCACGGGTAATCTGGTGCTGCCCCAGAACCTTGAAATTTTGTCCGACCCGGTAGTGCTTTGGGCATCCGGATTCATGTATTGTGTTGAGTTTTTTGCCGATAAAACCCCCGGGGTGGATTCGGGATGGGATGCCGTTCACACCTTTATCCGGATTCCCGCCGGTGTGATGATTGCCGCCGGCGCCGTGGGCGACGTCAATCTGGCCCTGGCCCTTGCCGCCGGAATCTTGGGCGGCGGCCTTGCCACGGGAAGCCATCTGACAAAATCGGGCTCCCGGCTGCTGATCAATACATCTCCTGAACCCTTTTCCAACTGGACGGCGTCGGTGCTTGAGGATCTGGCCGTCATTGGCGGTATTCTGACAGCCCTGCATAATCCCGTTTTATTTTTAGCGCTTCTGGTCGGCTTTATCTGCCTGGTTGTGTGGCTGCTGCCTAAAATATGGCGGGGGATTAAGTTGCTTTTTGCTAAAATTAAAGGTTTTTTCAACAAAGATGCATCCCGGCAAATTCCTTGA
- a CDS encoding transporter substrate-binding domain-containing protein, giving the protein MLIAICNDYKPLTRLDVDGNPAGLFIDIWKLWAKKTGKQILFIPGEWNDTLNYLKNGRASIHSGLFYSDSRSQWMAFSQPFFGVGSYFFYPFDSTKIKINDTLSGMKIAVLKGSFQQEYVKQRYPEAVAVPCSDLEKMIRSVLSQTTDCLLAEGPGMTAMLNRFGMSGNFKTSPLVFKLTCHAGVLKQNRQLLKLVDDGFNAVSNSELAQIERRWISDPDKQYFSNGAHKIRLTDIERAWISEHPTIRVGFPSSFPPLFYNEDGVLKGISPDHLKLISAYSGLKFDLMTIPAKELDNFLQNGTIDMSVGFQIPERKNVAFNTLSSMDADFVLVGRHDMPVVSGISTMKGKTIATVRGIRIFDKILNAYPDLKSYPVDSFREAIDAVVSKKADALVSGLLMVGDLRHRYPTLKILGPVGTPPEPYGYLVGSSLPELLGIMDKTIRTIPKEDVDAIIQKWFKVQIEQKINWAVVLGWVGALSIVFTIIILLLSHWNKKLTLEIKERKQAQKALQISEARLKNIIENSTNLFYSHTAGHEITFVSPQVRQYLGYEPEEVMQCWTDFITDNPLNQKAIGFTEQAIRTGERQPTYELEMRHKSGRKIIVEVREAPLVENGSVTAIVGSLVDITERKQAEEALRASHERFLTVLDSIDATIYVADMNTYEVLFMNKFMINSFGRDFTGEKCWEVFRGETQACSYCTNDQLVDGNGEPAGVCVWQDRNPLTGKWYVNHDRAIKWTDDRLVRIQIASDVTELKEMEKKYQQSQKMESIGQLAGGIAHDFNNILAPIIGFTQLSQTELPDDHPVQENLAVILDGAKRARDLVKRILHFSRQQEPVLKPTILQPVIRESLKLLRSTLPANINLTGELYDGRDAVLCDDSEIHEIILNLCTNAYHAIPEGQGDIIVGLDKGTPPHELDLPGGKYLCLSVKDNGIGIPGSIKDKIFEPYVTTKEVGKGSGLGLSVVYGIVQNFNGGISVESSHNTGTMFKIYLPITDQAVDIEEKAPVHFSSNLGNKHILLVDDEESIVKLGERALETYGYRVTGLEDSTEALNVFKANPDDFDLVITDMAMPKMIGTALSQRILEIRPDIPIIICSGYSETLDKEKATDLNVSKFLDKPVLIADLIENVTELLEKTNA; this is encoded by the coding sequence TTGTTAATTGCGATTTGTAATGATTATAAGCCTTTGACCCGGTTGGATGTTGACGGTAACCCGGCAGGGCTTTTTATTGATATCTGGAAGCTATGGGCCAAGAAAACCGGAAAACAGATTCTCTTTATCCCGGGAGAATGGAACGATACACTGAATTATCTTAAAAACGGCAGGGCAAGTATTCATTCGGGTTTGTTTTACAGTGATTCGCGTTCGCAATGGATGGCCTTCTCCCAACCTTTTTTTGGTGTCGGATCATATTTTTTCTATCCCTTCGATTCAACGAAAATTAAGATCAACGACACATTGTCGGGCATGAAAATCGCCGTGCTTAAAGGGTCCTTTCAACAAGAATATGTTAAACAAAGATATCCTGAGGCTGTCGCGGTTCCATGTTCAGACCTGGAAAAAATGATCCGGTCTGTGTTATCCCAAACCACGGATTGCCTTTTAGCCGAAGGCCCGGGCATGACCGCCATGCTCAATCGGTTTGGAATGTCCGGAAATTTTAAAACCAGCCCGCTGGTTTTCAAGCTGACATGTCATGCCGGGGTGTTAAAACAGAATCGGCAATTGCTTAAGCTGGTGGATGACGGGTTTAATGCCGTTTCCAACAGTGAATTGGCTCAGATTGAGCGGCGCTGGATATCTGATCCTGATAAACAATATTTTAGCAATGGTGCCCATAAAATACGGCTGACCGATATCGAACGCGCATGGATTTCAGAACACCCAACAATCCGCGTGGGGTTTCCATCTAGTTTTCCGCCCCTGTTCTATAACGAAGATGGTGTGCTCAAAGGGATCAGTCCGGATCATCTTAAACTGATCAGTGCATATTCCGGTTTGAAATTCGACTTGATGACCATCCCGGCAAAAGAGTTGGATAATTTTTTACAAAACGGCACAATTGACATGTCCGTGGGCTTTCAAATTCCCGAGCGGAAAAACGTTGCGTTTAATACCTTGTCGAGTATGGACGCTGATTTTGTCTTGGTTGGTCGACACGACATGCCGGTTGTCAGCGGGATCTCGACCATGAAAGGCAAAACTATTGCAACCGTCCGGGGCATAAGAATTTTTGATAAGATTTTAAACGCATATCCCGACCTGAAGTCCTATCCGGTAGATTCTTTTAGGGAGGCCATAGATGCTGTGGTGTCGAAAAAAGCGGATGCATTGGTGAGCGGGTTGTTGATGGTGGGGGATCTCCGGCACCGGTATCCGACTTTGAAAATTTTAGGACCCGTGGGCACACCACCGGAACCGTATGGTTATCTGGTCGGTTCTTCATTGCCGGAGTTGCTTGGTATCATGGATAAGACCATCCGAACCATCCCCAAGGAAGATGTGGATGCCATCATACAAAAATGGTTCAAGGTTCAGATTGAGCAAAAAATAAACTGGGCTGTTGTTCTCGGCTGGGTCGGTGCGCTGAGCATTGTTTTTACCATCATCATATTGTTATTGTCCCATTGGAACAAAAAACTTACCCTTGAAATCAAAGAGCGAAAGCAGGCGCAAAAAGCACTGCAGATCAGTGAAGCCAGGTTGAAAAATATTATTGAAAACAGCACCAACCTCTTTTATTCACACACAGCCGGTCACGAAATAACATTCGTCAGCCCCCAGGTCAGGCAGTATCTTGGTTATGAGCCCGAAGAAGTAATGCAATGCTGGACCGATTTCATTACGGATAATCCCTTGAACCAAAAGGCCATAGGATTTACCGAGCAGGCCATTCGAACCGGAGAGCGGCAGCCGACCTATGAACTTGAAATGCGGCATAAAAGCGGGCGGAAAATCATTGTTGAAGTGCGGGAAGCGCCATTGGTTGAGAATGGCTCTGTTACAGCCATCGTCGGGTCTCTTGTTGATATTACCGAGCGCAAGCAGGCCGAGGAGGCGCTTCGGGCATCCCATGAGCGTTTTTTGACGGTTTTGGACAGTATCGATGCCACGATCTATGTTGCTGACATGAATACATATGAAGTATTGTTTATGAATAAATTCATGATCAACAGCTTTGGCAGGGATTTTACCGGTGAAAAATGCTGGGAAGTCTTTCGGGGGGAAACCCAAGCCTGTTCTTACTGCACCAATGATCAATTGGTTGATGGAAACGGAGAACCTGCCGGTGTCTGTGTATGGCAGGATAGAAATCCCTTGACCGGAAAATGGTATGTCAACCATGACCGCGCAATCAAGTGGACCGACGACAGACTGGTCAGAATTCAAATTGCCTCGGATGTCACAGAACTTAAAGAGATGGAGAAAAAATACCAGCAGTCCCAGAAAATGGAATCCATCGGACAATTGGCCGGGGGCATTGCACACGATTTTAATAACATACTTGCCCCGATTATTGGATTTACCCAGTTGTCCCAGACTGAATTACCCGATGATCATCCTGTACAGGAAAATTTAGCCGTTATTTTGGATGGTGCCAAACGTGCAAGGGACCTGGTTAAACGCATTCTTCATTTTTCAAGACAGCAGGAACCGGTGTTAAAGCCGACGATCCTTCAACCCGTGATCCGGGAATCCCTGAAATTGCTCAGATCTACACTTCCGGCAAATATTAATTTAACCGGTGAACTCTATGACGGTCGGGACGCTGTCTTGTGTGACGATTCTGAAATCCATGAAATTATTTTAAATCTTTGTACAAATGCCTATCATGCAATCCCGGAAGGTCAAGGAGATATCATTGTCGGTCTGGATAAAGGTACCCCGCCCCACGAATTGGACCTGCCCGGGGGAAAATATCTGTGCTTAAGCGTTAAGGATAATGGTATCGGTATTCCCGGCAGTATAAAAGATAAAATTTTTGAACCCTACGTCACCACAAAAGAAGTTGGAAAAGGCTCCGGGCTCGGGTTATCCGTTGTCTACGGCATTGTTCAAAATTTTAATGGCGGCATCAGCGTAGAGAGCAGCCATAACACCGGAACGATGTTTAAGATTTATCTGCCCATTACGGATCAGGCCGTCGATATCGAAGAAAAGGCCCCTGTTCATTTTTCAAGTAACCTTGGCAATAAACATATTCTCCTGGTGGACGATGAAGAATCAATTGTGAAATTGGGAGAGCGGGCCCTTGAAACTTATGGGTATCGCGTGACCGGTCTGGAAGACAGTACTGAAGCCTTGAATGTATTTAAAGCCAATCCCGACGATTTCGATCTGGTGATTACGGATATGGCAATGCCCAAAATGATAGGGACGGCGCTTTCGCAAAGGATATTGGAAATTCGTCCTGATATCCCCATTATTATCTGTTCGGGATACAGCGAAACATTAGACAAGGAGAAGGCAACGGATCTCAATGTGTCGAAATTCTTAGATAAGCCGGTCCTGATCGCGGACTTAATAGAAAATGTAACTGAGTTGCTTGAAAAAACAAATGCTTGA
- a CDS encoding sirohydrochlorin cobaltochelatase, whose product MRKLISAAIVLAMVLCAANAYAHKEAREMKKGILLVAFGTSEASAKVSFQNIEAKVKKAFPGVDVVWAYTSHIIRHKLARQGEVILSPAQALAKMMDEGYTHVAVQSLHTIPGEEYHDLTMTVNGFRAMPGGFDRLILGFPMLGAQDTVAKAVDAVFTTLPKARKANEAVVLMGHGTHHPGNIYYSAMNWQLQKKDPNIIMGTVEGYPELGDVIAWLKEKKTGKVWLMPFMSVAGDHAKNDMAGDEEDSWKSQLTKEGFSCQTVLKGTAEYDAFVDIWIGQLSKAMAHFK is encoded by the coding sequence ATGCGAAAGTTGATTTCCGCAGCAATTGTTTTGGCTATGGTGTTGTGTGCAGCAAATGCATATGCGCACAAAGAAGCAAGGGAGATGAAAAAAGGCATTTTGCTGGTGGCCTTTGGTACCAGTGAAGCCTCGGCAAAGGTCTCTTTTCAAAACATTGAGGCAAAAGTAAAAAAAGCATTTCCCGGCGTTGATGTGGTCTGGGCCTATACCTCCCATATCATCCGGCATAAACTGGCCAGGCAGGGGGAAGTGATCCTTTCTCCTGCCCAGGCCTTGGCCAAAATGATGGATGAGGGATATACCCATGTGGCGGTTCAGTCTCTGCACACCATCCCGGGAGAAGAGTACCATGATCTGACCATGACCGTGAATGGGTTTAGAGCCATGCCCGGCGGTTTTGACAGACTTATTTTAGGTTTTCCGATGCTGGGCGCCCAGGACACGGTCGCCAAGGCCGTTGACGCTGTTTTTACCACACTGCCAAAGGCGCGTAAGGCAAACGAAGCAGTTGTGCTCATGGGCCACGGCACCCACCATCCGGGAAATATTTACTACTCTGCCATGAACTGGCAGCTTCAGAAAAAAGACCCCAACATTATTATGGGGACCGTGGAAGGGTATCCTGAACTTGGGGATGTCATTGCCTGGCTGAAGGAAAAAAAGACCGGAAAAGTCTGGTTAATGCCCTTTATGTCCGTTGCAGGGGACCACGCTAAAAATGATATGGCGGGCGACGAAGAAGACTCCTGGAAGTCCCAGTTGACCAAGGAAGGTTTCTCTTGTCAGACTGTGCTTAAAGGCACTGCTGAATATGATGCGTTCGTCGATATTTGGATCGGACAGTTGTCAAAAGCAATGGCCCACTTCAAGTAA
- a CDS encoding iron ABC transporter permease: protein MPVVTGIKKSPARLAIALGLLLGGVMVVSAAMGVVRLPFIQVVDVIWERFLSREAADALASAIVWDVRLPRILTAAVVGAGLSASGVVFQGILRNPLADPYTLGISAGAAFGACVAFLFNMSYFQGLSVGLCAFAGALITLAVVLYLSGGSAGGYSSNNLILSGIIVAAILSAGISFLKYAADERVSVIVFWLMGSFAAKTWTDVGLCLAFVSIGTVVCLCLARDLNLMALGDRAAASLGVDVKKSRVVLLTAASLMAAVCVSVSGIIGFVGLLVPHMMRGIVGADNQWLMPVSLLAGAVLLLCADTFTRAVLPSELPIGVLTALIGGPFFCYVFKRQFSGNSKC from the coding sequence ATGCCGGTTGTGACAGGCATAAAAAAATCCCCCGCCCGGTTGGCGATCGCTCTTGGCTTGCTGCTGGGCGGGGTTATGGTTGTGTCTGCCGCCATGGGCGTGGTTCGCCTGCCTTTTATACAGGTGGTGGATGTGATCTGGGAAAGGTTTCTCAGCCGGGAGGCTGCGGATGCTTTGGCGTCGGCCATCGTCTGGGATGTGCGCCTGCCGAGAATTTTGACGGCCGCCGTTGTGGGGGCTGGGCTTTCGGCTTCCGGGGTGGTGTTCCAGGGGATTTTGCGAAATCCCCTGGCTGATCCCTATACCCTCGGCATTTCAGCCGGTGCCGCCTTTGGGGCCTGTGTGGCCTTTTTGTTCAACATGAGTTACTTTCAAGGGTTGAGTGTTGGGCTGTGCGCCTTTGCCGGTGCACTCATCACCTTGGCCGTGGTACTTTACTTGTCCGGCGGCTCTGCCGGCGGGTATTCCTCCAACAACTTGATCCTTTCGGGAATTATCGTTGCGGCCATTCTGTCGGCCGGGATCAGTTTCCTTAAATACGCGGCCGATGAACGGGTCTCTGTGATCGTTTTCTGGCTCATGGGCAGCTTTGCCGCCAAAACCTGGACGGATGTGGGGCTTTGTCTTGCCTTTGTGAGCATCGGCACGGTGGTGTGCCTGTGTCTGGCCCGGGACTTGAACCTGATGGCCCTGGGGGACCGGGCAGCGGCGTCCCTTGGCGTGGATGTGAAAAAATCCCGGGTGGTTCTTTTGACCGCTGCGTCGCTCATGGCGGCGGTGTGTGTGTCCGTGTCCGGTATCATCGGATTTGTGGGGCTTTTGGTGCCCCATATGATGCGCGGGATTGTGGGGGCGGACAACCAGTGGCTGATGCCGGTTTCGCTTTTGGCCGGCGCTGTGCTGCTGCTGTGCGCGGATACCTTTACCCGGGCCGTGCTGCCGTCGGAACTGCCCATCGGGGTGCTCACCGCGTTGATCGGGGGGCCTTTTTTCTGTTATGTGTTTAAACGGCAGTTCTCCGGAAACTCAAAGTGTTAA
- a CDS encoding ABC transporter ATP-binding protein: MGYTLKEVCFSYESRAIFSGLSLEIRPGCFHGVLGPNGSGKTTLLDLITGHLKSRSGDILLDGESLGAFGAGDLARTCALVPQDFRVNFPFTVAQVVMMGRYPHLGRFGAPGAKDRELVDQAMAATGISDFSHRYVTELSGGERQRVVFARALAQDPACLILDEATSNLDIRHTLALMSLAADRVKNSGMTVISVMQDLNLAARFCRALLFLKDGRVVAHGPVDKVFTASVIQETFDVPSRVYFDETIRCKQVVFL; this comes from the coding sequence ATGGGGTATACCTTAAAAGAGGTCTGTTTTTCCTATGAATCCCGGGCCATTTTTTCAGGGCTCAGCCTGGAAATACGGCCCGGGTGCTTCCATGGGGTGCTCGGACCCAACGGCAGCGGGAAAACCACCCTGCTTGATCTGATCACCGGCCACCTGAAATCCCGGAGCGGCGATATCCTGTTGGACGGCGAAAGCCTTGGGGCGTTCGGCGCCGGGGATCTGGCAAGAACGTGTGCGCTGGTGCCCCAGGATTTCCGGGTGAACTTTCCTTTTACCGTGGCCCAGGTGGTGATGATGGGACGATATCCCCATTTGGGACGGTTCGGTGCGCCCGGTGCCAAGGACCGGGAACTGGTGGACCAGGCCATGGCGGCCACGGGGATCAGCGATTTTTCCCATCGCTATGTGACGGAGCTGTCCGGCGGAGAACGCCAGCGTGTTGTCTTTGCCCGGGCCCTGGCCCAAGACCCCGCCTGCCTGATCCTGGATGAGGCCACGTCAAATCTTGACATTCGGCATACCTTGGCACTTATGAGCCTGGCGGCGGACAGGGTCAAAAACAGCGGCATGACGGTGATCAGTGTGATGCAGGATCTTAATCTGGCCGCGCGGTTCTGCCGCGCCCTGTTGTTTTTAAAGGATGGACGGGTTGTCGCCCATGGACCGGTGGACAAGGTGTTCACGGCATCGGTGATCCAGGAGACGTTTGATGTGCCGTCTCGGGTCTATTTCGATGAAACCATTCGATGCAAACAAGTTGTATTTTTATGA